The Ictalurus punctatus breed USDA103 chromosome 9, Coco_2.0, whole genome shotgun sequence genome contains a region encoding:
- the LOC108270386 gene encoding D-aminoacyl-tRNA deacylase 2 isoform X1, producing MRKRFIPWTMANGPSVKARVLLQQCLHAKLQVKPADADSEAEWVEINRGMVIYICFFKGATEDMIPKMVNTLLNVKLSETEPGKYTSVVDLPGNVLIVPQATLGGKAKGKCMQYHNNIGKEDGQKLYASFVSHCEKELSSAPKCTEAGTEVKHGTYGNRQVLKLDTNGPYTHLMEF from the exons ATGCGGAAGCGATTCATACCGTG GACAATGGCGAACGGACCTTCGGTAAAAGCCAGAGTGCTTCTTCAGCAGTGTCTACATGCAAAACTTCAAGTGAAACCTGCAGACGCTGACTCTGAGGCAGAATGGGTTGAG ATTAATCGTGGAATGGTCATCTACATTTGCTTCTTCAAAGGTGCAACTGAAGATATGATCCCCAAAATGG TGAACACCCTCCTAAATGTAAAGCTGTCCGAGACTGAACCTGGGAAATACACCTCAGTTGTTGATCTGCCTGGCAATGTCCTCATTGTACCTCAAGCAACACTGGGAGGGAAAGCGAAGGGGAAGTGCATGCAGTACCACAACAACATTGGTAAAGAGGATGGCCAGAAGCTGTATGCCAGTTTTGTCAGTCACTGTGAAAAGGAGCTGAGTTCGGCCCCCAAGTGTACCGAGGCTGGCACAGAAGTCAAACACGGGACCTACGGCAAcagacaagtcctaaaactGGATACAAATGGACCGTATACTCATTTAATGGAGTTTTGA
- the LOC108270386 gene encoding D-aminoacyl-tRNA deacylase 2 isoform X2, which produces MANGPSVKARVLLQQCLHAKLQVKPADADSEAEWVEINRGMVIYICFFKGATEDMIPKMVNTLLNVKLSETEPGKYTSVVDLPGNVLIVPQATLGGKAKGKCMQYHNNIGKEDGQKLYASFVSHCEKELSSAPKCTEAGTEVKHGTYGNRQVLKLDTNGPYTHLMEF; this is translated from the exons ATGGCGAACGGACCTTCGGTAAAAGCCAGAGTGCTTCTTCAGCAGTGTCTACATGCAAAACTTCAAGTGAAACCTGCAGACGCTGACTCTGAGGCAGAATGGGTTGAG ATTAATCGTGGAATGGTCATCTACATTTGCTTCTTCAAAGGTGCAACTGAAGATATGATCCCCAAAATGG TGAACACCCTCCTAAATGTAAAGCTGTCCGAGACTGAACCTGGGAAATACACCTCAGTTGTTGATCTGCCTGGCAATGTCCTCATTGTACCTCAAGCAACACTGGGAGGGAAAGCGAAGGGGAAGTGCATGCAGTACCACAACAACATTGGTAAAGAGGATGGCCAGAAGCTGTATGCCAGTTTTGTCAGTCACTGTGAAAAGGAGCTGAGTTCGGCCCCCAAGTGTACCGAGGCTGGCACAGAAGTCAAACACGGGACCTACGGCAAcagacaagtcctaaaactGGATACAAATGGACCGTATACTCATTTAATGGAGTTTTGA